A segment of the Psilocybe cubensis strain MGC-MH-2018 chromosome 5, whole genome shotgun sequence genome:
AAGCGCGTCGACCTCAATCCCGTCGGGATGTTCTGTTTGGAGCCGAAGCAGCACTACGCTCTCGGGATTGAGGAAGGGGATGGTTATGCCCGTGCGACATCGCCTCTGCGCCGGTTCGAAGACATCGTGTGCCATTGGCAGCTACACCACATTCTGCTTGGATCCCAATCCCCGCGAGCGCCATTTTCTGTCGCCGACATCGAAGCCATTCTCGGGGACACGGAGATGGCGTTTCAACAGCAAAAAGTTGTCAACAAAAGCATAAAGCTATTTTATTCCCTGATGTACATCAAGAGGTTTGCGGATGACGTTGCGAAAGGCATACGTGATCCCGGTCCAGTGGATCCTCTAGCTTCGATGTCGGCCTGGACGAAGAATACACCCCGGGTGGTGACAAATACGTCCCAGATGTCTTTGTCGGTAAACGTACCCCACCTGGGCGTGACGGCGCAAGTGGACGACCTTCCATTCAGCATGAGGAACCTTCCTGTCGGCAGTGAGTTGCGCgtcaagttcaagtcaaTTGATCTGGGTATCAAGAGGACAAAGATGGTTGTGTCGCTCGAGCAGTGAAGGCTCCTCTCGTAGTTGTATTTGGTTGGAGGGGATTTTTCGGTGCTGTGAACCCAGATCGCAGGGCGGCAAATCATCGATTCAGACTGGGAATTTATATAATACATGTAGTATAATCATTGTTCTATAGATGTAGGCTCTCTACCAACTTGATACCTAATCATAATAACCCCAGCTTTCTATTGTTACGCCGGTCATTGCTCTACCAAACAAAGTTGGGGAATCCGACAATACTATATTATATTTCGCTTTTTGCGAAGTTGGATACTATCGTTTGTTGACCGTCATCGCCTGGGTTTGGTACGATTGCAGTTCAACAAAGTGGTAGTGGGTCGGTGGTTAAGCGGCTTCAATTGGAGTCGGGGAAAGCCCTCACCAATAAAATTTTGAATAACCAAGCAATTTCACTATGTGTTCTTGACAAATAGCTTAAACCAGAGAAGACACACGACACCGTCCTTAAATAGTACAAAAGTGAGATTTGGAAAGCGAAAACAGCAAAAGGtaaaagaaaagacagaCAGAGGAACAGATGGGTTTTGTAACTGCATGGTAAAGATTTAGAGTCCATTTGACTGTCTACCATTGAATGTCCACCACATAAAACTCACTAACCAGAAGAAAATCTTTGACCCAATGCAAAATCAACCGATGGTGGTCATATCGTCGAATTATGATGACATAACGAAGTCGCCAGATTAATTAGGGCAATATCAGTTCGAAAGGCGACGGGACTTACGGCGACACGTTGTTATTGTTGGTAGTGCTGCCGCCACAGCGcagtgcagtgacagtgCAGCGTATTTCAGTCCGCAAGTATAGCTTGGCAGGACTGAGCTAGCTGATTCGGCAGTCTGCCAAAATCTACCACATGAAATTCGGTCTGGTGCTtgtatctgtcatcgtagcCAGTAAATATAGAAACACATCTCCCAATATTGTCATCAGCGATGAGATAGGAGATGACCTCGATGTTTGTCAACCTGTCTTGACGGAGTACTACAGGCTCCTTGGACGTCGTGAAGGATGAATACTCCAAAATACGAAGTGTGTGAAGACGAACAAGCGCAATTGTACGCTTCGCACCGACGTAAGTGGCTCCTTGATGCATATTGGCCCATTCGTTTCGATAAATAATATTCATAGACGGTGGGGCGCCAGGTGGGGACACATAGTCAAATGCCAACATCGACACCAACGCGTATTGGCCGATGATGATGTATGCCCGTGACCCGGTGAAGAAACAGCTGAAGGGCCAGTCACAACTTGGTCCTTTTATATTCCAGATTGGCTGATAAGAACATATAGGTAGTTCCGGCGTATAATTCCCTTCAGGTATAGATAAGTAGTCGTAAAGTTTGTAATTCCCATATTCTGTAACGAGGATTTTGCCCGTTGGCAGGAGCTGTACGCATGCCTGTTGTTGCaacaaaatcaataaatgttcCATGGTAGGATGGAGAACCGTACTTGGTATTCTAACCTGTCGACCACCCGGAATGGATAATGCAGAGGGTTTTCGTGAGCCTGTTGCCAATTGATAATGCGTAGTAGACAGGGTTCGTAGGAACGTGAAAGGGACACTAAATATGTGATACACGCTAGATTTGATCCAAGAAGAGAGAACATGGGCACACCGTTCACTTCCACACCAAATGGAAACCAAGCAATCTGTGTAGCAATGAGGCCAATTACATGCCTAGTATCATCCAGGATGGCTTCGACATTCCATATTTTGCATATACAACGATTTCCTTGAAATTTATGAGATTCCATCTCGAGCGCATCTCGTGATTGGTAGCAAAACGCAATGTTGAATTTCAGAAATGGAGCGTCCATGTCGTAGTCGATAGTTGACGTAATAACGGCTTCTTCACTCTGTGCTGGGATGAGCTCGACGGCGACAGACATCTCTGCATCGAGGTCGTAATATTGCACGGCCCCTGTTTGCTGTATGCTCAATAGCCAGCGCCCTCCTGTAATAAGACATACAGAGTGGGTCTTTGGTCCCATAAACGTACGTTCTTGGGGAGTAATAAATTTGTCGGATCCAAAAGCAAGATCTGCACTTTTCCATCGAAGGAATAGACACTCGAGCTCCTGAGAGGAATGCGACGCGAGTGGTCGCTCTGTCTTTGGCGGCATGAAGCTTGTTACAAGGTATTCATCGACAAGTCTTTTCCAAATGGCCCGAGACGTAGTTACACCGGCAAGATATTTACATGTCTAAATTTCCGGTTTGAGGCGTGTAGCAAGCTACAAATGACGTTGTCCACATACTTGTCGTACGAGTAACACTTCTCTCCATTCCAAAAATTTGAGAATTTCAATAATCAGTTCAACAGGTATTCTGAAGATATATGGACGCGTCTTCTGTGCTAACTCATGTGAGTTATGAAGTTACTATATCATAAATGGAGAAGCTAACCAGAAGAAAATCTTTGACCCAATACAAAATCCACTGATGCATACTACCGAGAATTCTAGTGGTCGTATCGTCGAATTATGATGACATGAAAAAGTCACCAGTTTAACTAGGGCAGTATCAGTTCGAAAGGCGACGGGACTTGTGTCGACACAGTTGATGTTAGTGTTGGTTTGCTGGCAATCAAATTTGGATCTCCGAATTCCGAAGCATTACAATTTACTTGATAATAATGTATAAGGCAGATCATTTCGTTAGTACGAGGAAGCATATTTTCCTATATAGATTATCCATTATGCATAAGATTTATCTTTACAGACAGTCCGCAAGTATAGCTTGGCAGGACTGAGCTAGCTGATTCGGCAGCCTGCCAAAATCCACCACATGAAATTCGGTCTGGTGCTTGTATTTGTTATCGTAGCCATTAAATATACAAACACATCTCCCAATATTGTCATCAGCGATGAGGTaggagatgatgttgatgttcgTCACCCCTTCTTGACGGAGTACTACCGGCTCCTTGGACGTTGTGAAGGATGAATAATCCAAAATACGAAGTGTGTGAAGACGAACAAGTGCAATTGTACGCTTCGCACCAACGTAAGTGCCTTTTTCTTGTAGAAGGACCGTTTTGTCTCGATAAACGATATTCATAGACGGTGGGGTGCCACTTGGGGACACATAGTCAAATGCCAGCATCGACACCAACGCGTATTCGCCGATGATGACATATGCCCGTGACCCGGTGAAGAAACAGCTGAAGGGCCAGTCACAACTTGGTCCTTTTATATTCCAGATTGGCTGATAGGAACATATAGGTTGTTCCGGCGTATAATTCCCTTCAGGTATAGTTAAGTAGTCGTAAAGTTTGTAATTCCCATATTCCGTAACAAGGATTTTGCCCGTTGGCAGGAGCTGTACGCATGCCTGTTGTTTCaacaaaatcaataaatgttcCATGGTGGAATGGAGAACCGTACTTGGCGTTCTAACCTCTCAACCACCCGGAATGGATAATGCAGAGGGTTTTCGTGAGCCTGTTGCCAATTGATAATGCGTAGTAGACAGGGTTCGTAGGAACGTGAAAGAGACATTATATATGCGATACACGCTAGATTTGACCCAAGAAGAGAGAGCATGGGCACACCGTTCACTTCCACACCAAATGGAAACCAAGCAATCCGTGTAGCAATGAGGCCAATTACATGCCTAGTATCATCCAGGATGGCTTCGACATTCCATATTTTGCATATACAACGATTTCCTTGAAATTTATAAGATTCCATTTTGCCCGCATCTTGTGTTCGGTGGCAAAACGCAATATTGAATTTCAGAAATGGAGCGTCCATGTCGTAGTCGATAGTTGATGTAATAACGGCTTCTTCACTCTGTGCTGGGATGAGCTCGACGGCGACAGACATCTCTGCATCGAGGTCGTAATATTGCACGGCCCCTGTTTGCTGTATGCTCAATAGCCAGCGCCCTCCTGTAATAAGACGTACGGAGTAAGTCTTGGGTCCCATAAACGTACGTTCTTGCGGAGTAATAAATTTGTCGGATCCAAAAGCAAGGTCTGCACTTTTCCATCGAAGGAATAGACACTCGAGCTCCTGAGAGGAATGCGACGCGAGTGGTCGCTCTGTTTTTGGCGGCATGAAGCTTGTTACAAGGTATTCATTGACAAGTCTTTTCCAAATGGCCCGAGACGTGGTTACACCGGCAAGATATTTACATGTCTAGATTTCGGGTTTTAGGCATGTAGTAAGGTATAAATGACGTTGTCCACATACCTGTCGTACGAGTAACACTTCTCTCCATTCCAAAAATTTAAGAATTTCAATAATTAGTTCAACAGGTATTCTGAATATATGTGGACGCGTCTTCTGTGCTAACTCATGTGAGTTATGAAGTTACTATATCATAAATGAAGAAACTAACCAGAAGAAAATCTTTGACCCAATGCAAAATCCACTGATGCATACTACCGAAAATTCTAGTGGTCGTATCGTCGAATTATGATGACATAAAAAAGTCACCAGTTTAACTAGGGCAGTATCAGTTCGAAAGGCGACGGGGACTTGTGTCGACACAGTTGCAACACAGTTGATGTTATTGTTGGTTTGCTGGCAATCAAATTTGGATCTCCGAATTCCGGCAGCGAGTTTATTTTTGGATGATTTATGTGTTCACGTGCTCACGACGGTCCTCTGACGGACAATCCCGGACACCTTATTCCGCTCAACGACGTCGACCACGACGAGCTCACCTAAACCCATTTTTCGGCTCGTCAAGGCTATAGCCTAACAGCTTCGGGATGTATCGAGCTCTCCCTGTGTCGCGGCAGGCCGCCTCGACTTCCAACAGACAAGCTGTCAGAGTCATTAGACGGGTAAAGTTCAAGTATCCTTGTTAAATATCCAATCTTGACTATATATCCTTTGTAGCACCTGGCCACGGATACCACAACCCCgccaaagaaaagcaaagtaCTTCGCCGCATTATTTTGACTACTGCTGGCTTAACTGGTACATTCTACGTTGGGAGCGCGTTCCTCGCGTTTAATAACCAGGCCTACTACGACATCTTCTCTGAACAAGTGCCTCTCGGTCAATCTGTGCTCGACTTCGGTGAGAGCCAAGGTTGGGACACTTTGACTGTCggtgatgtcatcaatggGACTACTGGGTTGGTTGTCACCACATACAATTTCGCGAAAGATATGATAAATGGAACCACGccagaaaaaaacaaggcACCAGTTGAAACGAAATCTGCGGAACCCAAGTCCCCCTTCAAAGTGGTTAAACAGACGACTTCAGCCAAAATTGAACCTGCTGTACAGCAGGTGAAgaaagaggttgaagaagtCAAGGAAGCTGTAAAGGAGGCGGCTGTCAAGGTGGAAGATGTAGCGAAGGAGGTCACCGACAAAGCTCGTATTGAATACCAAGACTTAGTGAAGAGAGCGGAGGCTGCCATTGCTGGAGCCTCTAAAGACGGCAACCCCCCCAGCGTCATCACCATCGAGACcacagaagaggaagaaatccCCCCTCCATCCTCCAAAAATGTTTATGATCGTCCCCTTCCCCTTGGGTTCGAGCCTCCTCCAGGATTCTCTCGCCCCGCACCTCCCCCCAAGCCCAAAGTGACTGAAGCTGAAGCCCAAACACCTGTACCTGAACCCGAGCCAGTTGAACTTCCTTTAGTAGCGCCAGTTGTTGCCACTGCTTCAGAACCTATCATCACACATTTGGCCGGTACAATTGATAACCTTGCCAGTTTTTTGAAGTCGGATCCTAAAGCTGCTCAACAAGCTGGAGACGTTCTAGAAACTGCCAAAGGTGACTTGGCCGCCCTTGTAGATCGAATGGAGGCTGTCAAAGAACAGGAACGGGCTGCTTTGGAGGCGAAAATGGACGAGCAAACTCGGGAGTATAGCCTCAAACTTTTGGAACTGGAGATGGAAGCCCAGGATAAATTGGACCATCAAGAAGAAGGTTTCAAGCAACTCTTTGAACAGGAGCGCGCGAGTTTCGTACAGGCTTATCGGGAGAAGCTGGAACACGAACTCAAGGTTCAGACAGAGTTGATCAACGAACGGTAAACCGTTTTATGCGTTTGTCAAACTTTTGTCCTGATGCTTTAAATTAGATTGAAGGAAGAGGTCATTGCCCAAGGAATTGAACTACAAAGACGCTGGATTCGAGAGATCAAAGTTCGCGTTGAACAAGAAAGAGGAGGCAGGCTTGCCAAATTGGACGAGCTTTCTGCCAACTTAAAACGCCTGGAAAGCATTGCTCTCATCAACTCTGCTCACCTCGACGAGAACATCCGTGTCCATTCACTTTGGTCCGCCATTCGCGCTCTTACGAACAGCGCTATTTCCTCCCCGGTGCGAAAACCTTTCCGAGATGAGCTCCGTGTACTCCGGCATATCACTGCGGCGAGGGAGGATCCTGTCGTTTCTGTCGTTCTTGATTCCCTGGAAAGCACTGATGTTCCTGATGTCGGCGTGGAACCATTGGCTGATCTTGCGACCTGGTTCACCAACGAGGTGGCCCCAAAAGTATCACAGGTTGCGTTGGTACCTGACGAAAATGCTGGCGTTTTGTCTTACCTCGCCAGCCGTGCTCTTTCGGGCCTCCGCTTTAAGCGCCAAGGACTCATCCCTGGTGATGACGTGCTGAGTGTTCTGGCTAGAGCCGAGTATTACCTGAACGAGAAGAACCTGGACAGTGCCGCACGTGAACTAAATCAGCTCAAGGGGCCCGCAAAGGTTTTGCTACATGACTGGCTGGAAGCCGCCCGACGGAGACTAGAGGTCCAGCAGGCATTAGAGGTGAGCTCACAAAATAGAATAATTTACAGGTGTCCAAGTTACTCAAATAATAAATTACAAATAGGTGGTCCAGACGCAAGCCACATTGGCTTCGCTTCTTGTCGTATAGATGGAGTAATGCAGACTTTATAGAGACTTGAGATAATATGGTTATCCAAAGTGTGAAGAATCCGGTTTGAGCAGcaaacatcctcctcaaaaaTAACTGGGTTGCATTGTTGTTCCTCCTATCATCGGAGATTGCCCGACAGTTTGTGGGTAGTCGTTCAATTGTTGAGGTTCGTAAGTTTGCTGAGGTTCATaggctggttgttggggcTCATACGCTGGCTGCTGAGGTTCGTATGCCGGTTGTTGAGGTTCGTAAGACTGAATTGATTGAACTGATTGCTGAGGGTCGTATGGGGTAGCTGCCAAAGTCGGGACTGCAGATCCGCCCATTGCACATTCGCAGATCACTTGCGCGCGTCTAACAACAGTCTATAGAAATGAGGAGAGATCAGTGTCACTGAAATTGAGTTGTTGAATTGAATCGAAAATAACTAACCTGCACAGTTTCCTCCATACCCGGCACGCTGGCTACTCGAGATACCTTTACCAGTCCAGGGAATATAGTTGCTCCCACTCGATCCGACTCTCCTCTTTCACTTCTCAAACACCGCTTTACCAGCTCAATTTGACGGGGGTATAAGACACTTCCCAACTCAGGGACGAAAGCTCGGTAAAAAGCGTCGTTGGAAGGCGACCCAGACGCATGCAGCATGCGCGAAAATGCGTAGGCTGACTCTAGGATCGAGACCCCTCCAGATGCCGGAATCTTTCCATTGAGCGCCTTCATCAACTCGGGTATCTGCTCGTACAAGATGCTCAGCGACATGTCGGGTGTACAAGTGTCTACGGCGGCGGAGAAGGTCTGCCGTCTCCATACACTCGCCACAGTCGGATCGCCTGTAAAAAAAGATGCAAAAAAGCCGGAGTGAGTCAAAGGCCAGAAGCCGAAAAGACAGGCCTCCTTGGGCGAAGTAAAAGACCTTCGCGGAGTATAGTAACAATATACGCACGTGCAAAGATATGTTCATGGATCCGTGTTAGCTGGATGTTTGCCTCCGTAGAATTGGTGACAATGAGGCAATTGATGATGCCTTCAGAAACGGTTTCGGCCATCGCGTGACGGAGGTAGCTTTGGACCTGCATCGGCGTCGTTTCTACGTGTGATACGTCTAAACCGCTGACGACGTCGTTCAGAATTGCAGCGCATAGCTCAGGCAGAGTCACCGGAGGCGCTCGTATGACATCCGCCGCCCATCGGTTGATCAGCTTGTCCAGTTGAGATGCTGAGTTCTGCAAACACCGGAACGGATATAACAGGACATTGTGGAGGTTAAATGAGGTCAATGGGAGGAGCGTCGAGAGGGAGAAGATTGTGTCAGTTTACCCGGGTGAGAGGGCGGTCCATGGCGCGTTTAGAGTAATGAATACATACGCACCTTAATTGAGAAATCGTCAACTGTGTTCCCATTCTGGCTCCCAATCGTAGGATTAGATCCTCCTTCTAGCAGTGCTATCCGGGCGCGAAGGGCAGCGACTTGAGCTTCTTGCTCCTCCAGCTGCTTGCGTTGCTGTTCGACCTTTTCGTGGGCAATGCGCTGGGAAGGGTAAGATGATAACGCAAGTCAGTCGACATGGCGCTGATAGCAATGACTAATACTCACAAAGTTCGTCAATGCGTATCGATACTGATCTCCCGAAACAACATCGGGCTGCGCGAGTTGTTGAACATAAGGTGAGCTCTGCTGGTATGCCATCTAATCCAGGAACGAaaaacgagaaaaaaaacaatctAGTCCACAGGGTCGTATCAAAAAGCAAGAtgacaaaaaacaaaatagaAATGTAAGAATGCAGAAAGCGGTCGGATATGCGAAAATCAACGACTCGGAAAGCTCAAGGGGGGTATAGGGAAGTTTGGTATCGAGTTACCCAGGTTCAAGCTAGTCTGTAAGCCTTTATATCATACCCTTGATATTACTCCTGTCAACTCCCCTTCGGGTGCATTTACGTGAATCCGTTTCGAGTTGCTGTTTAAAATGAACAACGGGGCCGAAGTAGTACGGTTTTTGTCAGGAAGGTCCAGGAGGGGCGGTCATAACTCTTGATTTCGTTTCATCAACATCCTCTCAACAGCCTCAGTCAAAAGACGTGCCAACAGCCAAACTGGGTAATCCTTTTCCTCTTGGTTTGTTCAGAGTTCGTGATCACTCACGGGTAAATGGATAAAACATAAAACATATCCGACTCGCGGATATTTTCCTCACAGTGCTTATTTTAATTTAAGACTCTGATGGGTAGTAAGTATAGTCACTTCTGAGTGTATACCTATGAAAACCAGATGTATAAATGCGGTAATATCATGTACTAACATGTCTCCCAGTACCGCGAATTTGGATATACTACGCAGACGTGAAGCCCCGAGTTAAACCCAACAGAACGCGACACCCGCAAAAAAGAGGCGCAACCATTTTCCCTTCGTTATACACCCAACTTCGCTGCGCAACAACGGGAGAACTTCAAGAAACACAGCCCTATGGAACCTTATCGAACATTCAAACCACTCAATCCAAAATCGTTGCCAGCCCCGGTACCTGACTTGACAACGTCGTTGAAGGGATCACGAACACTCCCGGTCTTGCTACGCCATAGTTGCGTGTAGTACACCTTGATCTTTTGGAGCTCTGCGTCGACAGCTGCCGTTTTGCTGGCAAGAGCAAGGAACGTCGAGTGTTGAGCTTGGAGTGTCGCTGATATGCCtggcaaacaaaaaaatgattAACATATGACTCAACAACCGCAGAGGGAGGAGCAAGCCAATGCACGTCATGTTCACGGTTTTGACGGAGATAACAATGACGCGACATTTAGACTTGTGAAgtgaaaggagaagaaaacgCCGCGACAATGGCAACGTACTTTGGGGCGTTTGGCTGGAACCTGATGCGGAAGCTAGCTTTCTTTCAATTTGCTGGTAGACCAAACACATATTTTTGAACACCATTTAGCATCAGAAGAATAAAAACAGGAACAACGAACTGATCGAACACACCTCAATGGTTGACTTATACCATGTTAGCCTCTCTTTCATCTGATCTGTCACACGCGTGAAATATctaagaaaagaaaaagacgtCAGTCATTCATGAGATAAGGATAGAATAAGTGAGATGTCAAGTCAGCTTCCGGTGTTTATAAAACATGGGCTGTCAAACAACTCAAAAAACTTACTCGAGAGGGAACGAGGCATGGTCTTTCAAGTAAGTGTTACCGCTCTGCGGATTCTTGAATCCATCAATGATGTGGGTTGCAACAATCGTGTCTTCTACCGCTTGATCAACTTTAGCTTTGAGGTCTTTACTAAGATGGAGATCGTTTCGAATGGTTGTAGCGGTGCTAATCAATTCCTAGAGgacaaaaaataaataaataaaatgCGGAAGTGATTAAAAGAAAGCAGGCTCAACAACCAAGTAATTGGGaggtaaaaataaattttactAACTTTTTTCAGATTCCGGATAGCGTCGTGACTTTTGGTTGGCTCGTCACCCAGCTTACGCTGTTGGAGGTCTTTACATATTTGTACCCGGCCTTGTATATGCGTCCTTGAGAAAGTTAAAGTGATGGAGAATGGGTATCAGGGTAGGCAATGGGCTCGAAATATGATTCAATCATTAACACCTACTCGATTTGTTCCAGCTTTTGTTGGATGAAATCTGGAAGATCATTGAATTTGGTGGATTTTGTAAACGGTGGCACTCCATTATTGGAATTGTTGGCGAGAGTTGCAACTTGGTTTTGGTTATTAAACCTTTAACGAAAAAAATAGGTGCAAtaaagaaatggaagaccTAAGTTTTGGTATCATAATAATAACAGAAGGAGCTATACACTACGTACCCAAAGCTGAATAAAGTGTCGGCACACGATTGGATCGGAAATCATTGGAATAGACGTGACGCGAGATCTAGCAATTGTACTTACGTCGATTGTTGTGGTTGCTGTGATTTTGCACCAAAAAGCGACGACCCAGCACCCGTACCAAATCCACCAAACGCCCCACCCGTTCCAGTAGTCGTTGAAGGCGCACCGAATGCACTTGCAGGTAAAGTTCCTTGTGCGGCGAGGGGATTGGGAGTCGCGttctgttgttgttggttcgCGGTGTTTCCGAAGAGACTTCCTCCAAACAGGTTCGATGTTTGTGGTTGggtttgttgttgctgctgctgaggtTGACCAAAAATATTCGTAGCGGGTTGAGcaggttgttgttgctgctgctgtccaAAGATATTGGTGgacggctgctgctgctgagttTGTCCAAAAATGTTCGTAGCaggctgttgttgttgttgttgttgttgagcaGGTTGTCCAAATAAACCAGTCGCTCCCGTCGCtggttgctgctgctgctgttggggCTGGCCAAATAGATTGGTAGTGGCAGcgggttgttgttgttggggCTGGCCAAACAAATTTGTGGTTGCgggctgttgctgctgctgtggctgTTGTTGTCCGAACAATCCACCCGTCTGTTGATTCGGCGGCACGCTAAATAAACTGGctggttgttgttgctgttgctggggTTGAGTTGGTGGAGTGCCGAAAATGGATGTCGcaggttgttgttgtggttgttgtggttgtcCAAAGATTGACCCAGTATTGGTGTTACTGGTCGTAGCGGGTTTCATGCCAAACGCCGAAgagctatgtagtaccacAAAGAAAGCATAAAAGCATGTTCAATTACTGAAGGCACGAGAAGACTAATGAAAAACCTACTTGCTTAGAAACGCCATGAATACGGCAGGGAGAGCGGTAAAGATCAGTGCGAATTAGGCGAAAGCGATAGAGAGATCGCAAGTTCAAGCCGAACGATGTCGAGAAACAAGACTCGTCGACGCCGTGGACGCGATTGTGCACGTGGGCATCAATATCGTGCGACTTTCTGCACGCGTCAGGTTTGTGCGAGGTGCGCCTGCAAGTCtttgttcttctttgttTCACTCTACGCAAAAAAATAATTTCCCCTGTCACGGCTACAACCAGTTACAAATTGAGGCTCCTTGAGCATAGTTGTAACGCTTGATTCAGGCTGCTTTAGTTCGAAATCATCGAGGGTAGAACTCGCAATAAATATTTACATGTTACTATATGATTAATTTCCGTGCTGTAGCCAAGTGCACATCATTTAGGTGCATAGTGAACGATTTTG
Coding sequences within it:
- a CDS encoding Nucleoporin p58/p45, with the protein product MAFLSNSSAFGMKPATTSNTNTGSIFGQPQQPQQQPATSIFGTPPTQPQQQQQQPASLFSVPPNQQTGGLFGQQQPQQQQQPATTNLFGQPQQQQPAATTNLFGQPQQQQQQPATGATGLFGQPAQQQQQQQQPATNIFGQTQQQQPSTNIFGQQQQQQPAQPATNIFGQPQQQQQQTQPQTSNLFGGSLFGNTANQQQQNATPNPLAAQGTLPASAFGAPSTTTGTGGAFGGFGTGAGSSLFGAKSQQPQQSTFNNQNQVATLANNSNNGVPPFTKSTKFNDLPDFIQQKLEQIETHIQGRVQICKDLQQRKLGDEPTKSHDAIRNLKKELISTATTIRNDLHLSKDLKAKVDQAVEDTIVATHIIDGFKNPQSGNTYLKDHASFPLEYFTRVTDQMKERLTWYKSTIEQIERKLASASGSSQTPQSISATLQAQHSTFLALASKTAAVDAELQKIKVYYTQLWRSKTGSVRDPFNDVVKSGTGAGNDFGLSGLNVR
- a CDS encoding MICOS complex subunit MIC60, with product MYRALPVSRQAASTSNRQAVRVIRRHLATDTTTPPKKSKVLRRIILTTAGLTGTFYVGSAFLAFNNQAYYDIFSEQVPLGQSVLDFGESQGWDTLTVGDVINGTTGLVVTTYNFAKDMINGTTPEKNKAPVETKSAEPKSPFKVVKQTTSAKIEPAVQQVKKEVEEVKEAVKEAAVKVEDVAKEVTDKARIEYQDLVKRAEAAIAGASKDGNPPSVITIETTEEEEIPPPSSKNVYDRPLPLGFEPPPGFSRPAPPPKPKVTEAEAQTPVPEPEPVELPLVAPVVATASEPIITHLAGTIDNLASFLKSDPKAAQQAGDVLETAKGDLAALVDRMEAVKEQERAALEAKMDEQTREYSLKLLELEMEAQDKLDHQEEGFKQLFEQERASFVQAYREKLEHELKVQTELINERLKEEVIAQGIELQRRWIREIKVRVEQERGGRLAKLDELSANLKRLESIALINSAHLDENIRVHSLWSAIRALTNSAISSPVRKPFRDELRVLRHITAAREDPVVSVVLDSLESTDVPDVGVEPLADLATWFTNEVAPKVSQVALVPDENAGVLSYLASRALSGLRFKRQGLIPGDDVLSVLARAEYYLNEKNLDSAARELNQLKGPAKVLLHDWLEAARRRLEVQQALEVVQTQATLASLLVV